Genomic window (Argopecten irradians isolate NY chromosome 2, Ai_NY, whole genome shotgun sequence):
aactttTTATCTTATTTAACCTTCAAGACAGCTATACATAACACAGTCACATTTGAGAAAACTATTCACATTGGTGAATTTAGACTTTCCAAAGAAGTTTTACTGTCAATCAAATTTACAATTATTAATAAATGAGCCAACATCAGCTGGTGTCCGATTGTTTTTGTGATAACTCTTTCTTCTTCTTGACTAGATCAGCTAAATATTTGTATCGTATTATACAGTCCTCCtgcaaaaaaataaatgaaacgtTAAAACTTAAGTTGCAGAATTTAGACTACTGCTAAATAAACTCATTGTAACCTCATAATCCAGCTTTTGAGTTATCATGGTATTTcagaaaagatttttgaaaaactTATTCAAACCCCTATctataaaaatcataaacatatttttatctgAACATTATATATCCCTCCTTTAAATTAACCTAAAAATTAGGGTCATCTTTGCATTCTGAAAACTTATTTCATAGACATCTTGATTTTAATCTGCTTTACCCGAAGTTTTGTGAGAGTTCATACTGTATTTATTTCAAGGCTAATTGAGACAAGCCTTTTATCATAATTACGGAGTATATAAAGCAATTTCTTTCCTACTTTGACCAGAATTTTTTACATGCATTAAACACAAAGAAAATTTCTTCACAGAAAAACTTACCTTTGTTTTTCCAGGAATTTGCTGAGCGATTTTTTCCCATCTTTGATCAGTGCCCTTGGGGTACTGTCGTAAATTCCACTCTAAAATTGTCTGTTGGTTTTTATTCCATTGATCTCCATCACCTGTACTGTTTGAAGTCACTGAATTTTCACTAGTTGTTTCAGAATTAAATTGCTTATTTGGCTGAACTATTTTTGGCttagttatctccccctgttTGCTCTCGGGTTGAGTTTCGGCAGCAGCTAATAGCGTCCTTTCTGCTGTCTTCTTTGGTTTGGGCTTGTGACGTCTGCGTACATCCCCAGTCCTAACATCACCATTTAAATCTTCTGTCACCGTTCCTTCGTAATCTGATTTATGCGATATCATCTCTTCTGTAACTACTTGTGTCTTTTTACCTCCCTTTAACCCTCCACctgtaatagaaaaaaatccCGATTAAAAATGTGTAGAATATGTATTGATTAATCAACCTCATCAGTTTTAACAGTCAAATTAAGTTTTTGTTCCCATTCGCTGTCTTATCAAAAGTGAATTCAAAGGTTTTTTCATGAAAACATGGATAAGTGGACAGAGACACAATATGCTGTTGTTGCAAAAATGCTAACAAATTATTAATAAAGGTAAAGCAGAAACCCAGAAGTCTATATTGCAAAATAAGGTCACAGTGAAAAAGActtaaaacatgtaaacatgaGCGACCACAaaaataagttgatttacagcagttccataaaaaaataatcactATCAGGCAAAGCCTACAGATATACACAAAAGAGAAATGAGTAAATAACACCTTTTATCTCCTGACAGAAATCAATCTATGGTAGTTTTATACTACAGGAAATCATATTGTGAGTTGAAATAACATTAAACATTgtggaaatgaaatatttactctGTAAAGATGAATCCAGCTTGTTAATATAAGACGTCTTTAGGGTCTTTGATTTGGAAATCACCTAAAAAACAAAAGAAGTaagaaatatattatacattttatcCACAAAGCATCAGTTAATACAAGATATAACAACACATGCTTAACCGATTCACTGGttcaaatactgtaaacatatactttatttatatatttagcggtagttttattttagcgcttttcgTAATGTCTTTGAAGCAATAATTCATGTACAACTCTTTTATAAAAGATTATTTCCAGTAATGAATCACCAAATTGCTGTATTACATATCCACCTTAATAAATCATAACTTACAATTTGTTACATTTGCACTAAAAAAGTTATGTGcgaaaataaacatgtttacagTATTCCAGGTAAAACTGACCTCTGGTACGGTCCTGTTAACTACACTGGCTACCTTCTCCCATCTGTTGATCGTACCACCTGGATACTTGGTCATAGCTTTAGAAAGCTGGGCCAGCTCCTCATCCGTCCAATCACCAGCCTGGAACGGCCAGAACATGTCATTAATTGATATTGTCAAATAATattgtgttaatatatatttggtaattactaggaatgcgattggataatAGCCATGATCTATTTTACGACAGTTctctgtccttcttgactacgggagagactatacctgactacgggaactatactaaagtatagtcccccgggaatgagcacgcgaccaaatatatgatgtcataatgaatgtcatgtgacgttcTAAATCTAATATGGCCCTTTCTctcgggaacagttctcctatagtgttgtctggcgaggtatagtcccctcgacccggggactatacctcgtcagacaacactataggagaacagtcccctctggaaagggccataatagaatattaatatatatttggtgTTTGCTTGCTGACACAAGGGACAGAAAATCTACAGACCAAGTTGTTAAAAGGCACATAAccaaaacagcttttaatttttaaaatgggaatgtaaaatgagTTTGAAAAAGTTAATAGCTTACTGTTAATGCCACAGTTACTATCACCTTCTAAACAATTTaactaaaaaaattaaatgtttattttcataagcGGGTCATAGTATGTTTTCCCCCGTCGGCTAATAACCAtgtgttagttgactatcactgcaccagatgGCAAATCAGAGAAACTCACCCGGACAGATTCTTTAAACAGAATATATTATCTTGCATTTCTGTGGTGTTGGAACCTCATCTAAGACCATAGATACAAGATTTATAtggtattattgtttttttttagaaacttTCAATGTTTGTTTCAGAAAATGTAGTGAGCGTTTAAGTGTCTGACATTTTCCCATTAAAGCAAAACACTGTGTTGGAAAGGACGAGAGTCTGGTGACAAAGAACTGTGAAAAAAATTGTAATCAGAGTTGTCTTCCCTCCTTTAGAAAATTGCTTCTGTACAAATCAGAGAAACTCACCCGGACAGATTCAGCTGCTGTGTCCTCTGCTGAGCTCGTCTGGGACATCTCCGTGTAGACCACAGGAGCGGCGTCTGTACACAACACAGGCACAATATCCACAAAATCTGGACGAGCTTTCTTTCTGGCTTTTCTAGCAGTATCTGCCAACATAATTGAAAGTACATAAATACATGTTCAGTACAGAAAATAACACCATGTTCAAACTTCTTATTGGTATGATTTCATAAACAATCTTTTCAAGAAATTCATTCTGCTGTAAAtactatatatttcatatattcaaacatgtgtacatgtgaGTATATCTATGACTCAAAATGTTACTGATTCAGAATGAAAATAAAGTGCATTATTAATTACTTCATTGTTAATAAGTTTATTAGCCAATTTATCTTATCTTTGGCTCTATATATATAGGGCGCGATCACGAAGGAATATCACTTGTTATAGACTTGCTCCATAACAATTTCTCCAATCTCTTTCAGTATTGATTCCTGGGCAAAGtttcattaacatttaaaatcttCCAAAGGAAAGCATTACTGAAGCTAAGGGGGAAAATCTTATGTTTAAGAATTTGAATTTTCTGTAACTTCTTTTTAggaagaattttaagttaagaaacTTCTTAGGTTCAGCAATGTTGATAAAACTGGGCCCTGTCTGCCATATCATGGATATAGTCTTTAAAATTAAATTCCatagaaatacaatgtattaaaaaGATTGTGGAGTGTGGAACATATAAACTTTGTCAAACCttcttcctcctcctcatccCCCTCTCCTTCATCTGTGACAACAGCATTTCGTTTCTGCAGCCATTCTTTTAAAGCTTTGGTTGTCTCCCTTATTGTGTTTGGGAGGTCTAAAACAGACTGGACAGTCCATTTGGTCAGTTTGATTGGCCAGAGGTCAGAGACTTTTGGTCTGGGTAAGGAATCCATCTCATCTTTTAACTCATCAAACTGATCCTCAAGTTCCTGTTTGTTTTTCCTCAATTTCTTTTCAATCTTTTTTCTACGAGTTTCATGATCTTCTTCCTATTTCAGTCCAAAGAGATTAACAACTTTTAATAAATTATGCATTTTGAATGATATTGTATAATACATATTAACATGGAACATTAAAAGGTAAAAACTTATATATATGGAAGACTTTTGGATGGACATTATAATATTGTATGAAATACTCTTCAGTCATTAAATACAAGGTAATATGAAAGGTTTACCCTGGAATGTTATTTTGAAGACGGTATAttgttacatacatatgtacatgtatgtaacatatttgtttgtgtgatgttattATAGACATTCGACCATtgctttattcatcaaaactGTTACTTAATGTAGTAGGTCTGATGAAGATAAAAATCATCAGAATAATTTGGATCCATAGTATTTGATTTTCGGAAAAGAAgaaaattaataacaaaaatCTTACCATAGAGAATTTTTTCTCAAGGAAAACAGACCAAAGAACAAGATATTGTCCAAGAGTCAAGATGCCACACATAAAGGCCAGTAACTCCAGCATTCCCAGCTTCCGTACTCTTCTATAGTAGAATACAGGCTGTCTCCAATCTGGTAAGCCATTCTCCAGTACAAGTTCATACCTAGAAACATCAAGGAATAtcacatataaaacaaaacaaaatgataataaaaaatttaatgaaatgttgaaaatagtacacaaaatatattttttcatcattttgatatttaatacatatttttgtatcatATTTTTACTTTAAAGTTATAACCTCTGCCACTTTAGCAGATCTAGAAAAGGGTGtctttataatgataatatcatTAATATGAGGCAGATTTTCAAATTTGAGATGCATTTTTCCCCGACTCAAAACTTAACACTTCCATGCAGCTAGTAATCAACTGGAATCCTAGTACATACAACAAGaaatcataaaacataattaagaAAACTTTTGAAGTTGACTTTCAATAATTTGAATTCAGCTAATTTGATATTTACCGCactataaacaaaaaaacaaatatgacaatACAATTAATACTCTTGAAAAATCAATTATCCATTCATTTTCAGTTTTCTATTCTAAGtttagtttttttatatttttatacaacATGTTCTAAACTGggaagtaaacaaaacaaaattaaaaaaaaaaaaaaaaaagatttctgAATCCATAAGTATATCAATTTTAGGCAAAtgattatacaaaatgtataccaGGTATTGATATGCATCtaacaaaaatttacatttcACTCATCACTCACCGCTTTCTTTTATCTTCATCTTTGAGTGTTTCATAAACTGCTACAAGCTAACAATTACAAAATAGCATTTGTATAATTGCATGTTAAGAAATGTACCatagaaatatgtcaaatacagTGATTTGATAAAGATACCGATGTACAAAAGAGTAAAACAGAATTCATAAAGAATTCTGGTGCTGCATTTTTCTGTCAATACTTTTATAATTcgttatttttctatattatattaattgttcATTTTCAGTTTGGTCAGATTTAAATTTTAGATACGACAGATTCAAATGTTGATTTTCTATGGGTATGTAGATCTAGACAGGTTATTGGTTGATGTTAGTGAATTAAGTCAAATTTATCAAGTGTATGTACTAATGGCAAACAAATCAGTTTCATATTTTCATGCATCCATATGGGTAGTAGCAATAcatataacaagttgtatttgtatatgcatgtacagtttatatgtatatatgtaatgtataaacaatacatgcatgtatacatacatttgtcaaaatgttgtattttaataattacaGTCTTTATTCtagtaaaataaatttaaagaaattaaataatcaaaatcaaatatattatttcatctaattaataaatataaaacctgTCGGAATTTGACTTCAGCATCCTCTTCTTTGTTTTTATCAGGGTGAAGCTGTAGGGATAGTCTTCTATAGGCCCTGCGAATATCATTACTTGTACAATCCTGTAACATAAAGGCATAACATGTTGTACATTTGTGTAAAATACCCCAGCATTAACTCTAAACCTTCAACATCTGTcaattaactatatatatagctacacattaactaaatgtataaattacaatgtGCCCAGGGTATTAATTGTTactcattatataattacataaccTGAATTCTCAGATATATGAACACAGCCGACTATTCTAAATTCTTAGGTAGCTTTGATTCAAGTTAGACATGTATTGTAAGAGCACGAGAGTAGTGTGCCGCCAGCCGGGCTCAAATCTGCGACCCCAAACTTATTGGTCCGCCTCTCACTCACATCCTCACGCTCCTACCCTGTGcattatatattaatgaattCTTATGAATCAGGGAGCCTGTTATTTCAAGTAAAGATAGTAAATTATATAGGAAGATGTTATTCCACTTCGAATTCATACACTTTAGAGAAAAAAGGCAAGAATGGCGCAAAATCCAACGtaatcatgatgtcacaatagagacgtcgatgttgtgtattgatttggaaaaaataatacattggAAAATCAAAAAAATTGTAACAAGTTGAATTTGTATAtgcatgtacagtgtataggtacatgtaatgtacatgcatacatacatttGTCAAAATGggaattttaataattatagtCTTTAATTCTataacataaagaaattaaataattaaatatatttttttcatctaatcaataaatataaaacctgTCGGAATTTGACTTCAGCATCCTCTTCTTTGTTTTTATCAGGGTGAAGCTGTAGGGATAGTCTTCTATAGGCCCTGCGAATATCATTACTTGTACAATCCTGTAACATAAAGGCATAACatgttgtatatttttgtgtaaaataccCCAGCTTTAACTCTAAACCTTCAACATCTGTcaattaactatatatatagctacacattaactaaatgtataaattacaatgtaccCAGGGTATTGTTACTCATTATGTAAATACATAACCTGAATTCGCAGATACATGAACACAGGCGACTATTCTAAATTCTTAGGTAGCTTTGTTAGACATGTATTGTAAGAGCACGAGAGTAGTGTGCCGCCAGCCGGGCTCGAATCTGCGACCCCAGACTTACTGGTCCgcctctactgactgagctaaaCGGAAATCCCCCCTTActatttacaatttaaaaaacaTGCTACACTACTACTCTACCCTTCCAAATGTGTTTGCCCTTAACCCAAGTTCTCTCTCGAGGAAGCCTCCAATacttcaattcaattcaaaatatctcattgtatataaatcatacacTGAACACAATGGGATTGTGTAATAGGCAGTTCCTATATCAACCCTTTCCCTCTTCCAGTAATGTACAACattttatactttaaattacacattaaattcattaatataCACATCCTTACACTCTCTCACTCACATCCTCACGCTCCTACCCTGTGCATTATATTAATgattacttatataattatgaatcaGGGAGCCTGTTAATTCAAGTAAAGATAGTAAATTATATAGGAAGATGTTATTCCACTTCGAATTCATACACTTTGAAGAAAAAATGCAAGAATGGCGCAAAATCTGAcgtaattatgatgtcacaatagagacgtcgatgTTGTGTAttcatttagaaaaaataatacattggAAAATCAAAAAAATTGTATGTTTAAACGTACTTTATGTTAtaaagtagtctgaaaaattaattataagcattgatgtaactatttaacttttatgagaatccgctacgcggattcacaaagtttgcaaacaaaatttctttcatacccctataaagttaaaaaatagtaacatcaatgcttaaataaacaAGTAGATTCTTCAATCAGTTATATGGctatttgaaaatatgatgcccttttttgataaaaatgttatgttagtttaaagtaattttatctgttttcatttcacagaatcctgcatttgcgtaacaaaagtatccctcaaatacaggactgttcctcaaatgcaggactatcctgcatatatGGGATTTACTCCAataatgttagaggtatagcccAACGAGACACTT
Coding sequences:
- the LOC138314291 gene encoding dnaJ homolog subfamily C member 1-like isoform X1, with product MLQDCTSNDIRRAYRRLSLQLHPDKNKEEDAEVKFRQLVAVYETLKDEDKRKRYELVLENGLPDWRQPVFYYRRVRKLGMLELLAFMCGILTLGQYLVLWSVFLEKKFSMEEDHETRRKKIEKKLRKNKQELEDQFDELKDEMDSLPRPKVSDLWPIKLTKWTVQSVLDLPNTIRETTKALKEWLQKRNAVVTDEGEGDEEEEEDTARKARKKARPDFVDIVPVLCTDAAPVVYTEMSQTSSAEDTAAESVRAGDWTDEELAQLSKAMTKYPGGTINRWEKVASVVNRTVPEVISKSKTLKTSYINKLDSSLQSGGLKGGKKTQVVTEEMISHKSDYEGTVTEDLNGDVRTGDVRRRHKPKPKKTAERTLLAAAETQPESKQGEITKPKIVQPNKQFNSETTSENSVTSNSTGDGDQWNKNQQTILEWNLRQYPKGTDQRWEKIAQQIPGKTKEDCIIRYKYLADLVKKKKELSQKQSDTS
- the LOC138314291 gene encoding dnaJ homolog subfamily C member 1-like isoform X2, which produces MAPTGGFLTWILLSLNIAVSLCWDNEDLELFDLVEEVNQNFYDVLGLQKDCTSNDIRRAYRRLSLQLHPDKNKEEDAEVKFRQLVAVYETLKDEDKRKRYELVLENGLPDWRQPVFYYRRVRKLGMLELLAFMCGILTLGQYLVLWSVFLEKKFSMEEDHETRRKKIEKKLRKNKQELEDQFDELKDEMDSLPRPKVSDLWPIKLTKWTVQSVLDLPNTIRETTKALKEWLQKRNAVVTDEGEGDEEEEEDTARKARKKARPDFVDIVPVLCTDAAPVVYTEMSQTSSAEDTAAESVRAGDWTDEELAQLSKAMTKYPGGTINRWEKVASVVNRTVPEVISKSKTLKTSYINKLDSSLQSGGLKGGKKTQVVTEEMISHKSDYEGTVTEDLNGDVRTGDVRRRHKPKPKKTAERTLLAAAETQPESKQGEITKPKIVQPNKQFNSETTSENSVTSNSTGDGDQWNKNQQTILEWNLRQYPKGTDQRWEKIAQQIPGKTKEDCIIRYKYLADLVKKKKELSQKQSDTS